TGCCGCCGGGCTCGCACACCATCGCGTTCATTGGCGTGGGCTCCGGCGGCCAGCACTACTACTACACCCAGAGCACGATGGAGACCCGGGCGGGGGCGCCCGTCTCCGTCTCGTACCTGCTGCGGCCCGTGGGCGGCATGGCGCTGCGGTGGGAACTGCGCGAGGGCTCCGTGACCAGGACGTGTGCCCAGGCGGGCGTCACCACCATGGCCATCAACCTGCAGAACACGGCCACCGGGGAGTACGTCTACGGTGCGGCCGGTGACGCGCAGCCCTGCACGGGCGCGCCCATCCTCTACAACTACCTCGAGCCGGGGAACTACCGGGTGTACATCCGCGGCACGGGTCCGGACGTCTTCTACACCAACGAGGATGGCAGCCCGGTCACGTTGACGGTGAAGGCCTTCGAGCTGAAGAGCTCGGCGGACGCCGTCACCATCGTCCTCATGCGCAAGTAGGAGCACGCCTCGGGAGAGGAGCACCCGCCGCCTCGTGTGGCGGGTGCCCGGCTACCGGCAGTCCGCGCGCCGCAGCGAGACGCCGGCCTCGGTGCGGTACTGGTAGACCACGCCTCCCTCGTCCAGGACGGAGTAATCCCGGAAGGTCTCCTCGGGCATGGTGTTGAGCGGCAGGTCCGCTTGGCCCAGCACCTTCCCGTCGAGGGGATCCAGGCAGAAGAGCCGCACGCCGGGCTCGGAGGCCGGGCTCGCCTTGCCCGTGGGCAGCTCACCGGCCACTCCCAGGTAGATGACGCCGGAGCGGTCGGAGTCGAGCAGCGTGATGTACATCAGCGGGAACTGCACCCGGTACTCGCGGGTGTAGCGCTGCTGGTTCGTCTGGCGATCGACGGCGTTGAGCAGCAGGCGGCCGCTCGGTCTGTCGATGATGTTGGCGAGGATGTACGAGCGGCCATCCCGGGTGGGCCGGCCAGGAATTTCCGGACGTGTGGTGTCGGCCGTGCCCGAGAGATCGCCGATGCGCACCAGCGTGCCGTGCTCGCGCTCGACGTACACCGAGTCCCCATCCACGAAGGTGCCGGTGATGCCGCCCGTCTCGGGGATGCCCTGGCCCTGCAGCGGCAGCTCTCCCCGGAGCGAGCCCGTCTCGGGATCGATGATGGCCACGGACTTGTCCCGCAGCCGGTCCATCACCAGCAGGGTGCCGTCCCTGGCCACGGCGACGTCCTGGGGTGTCTGCTGGGTGATCGGCGTGGTTCCGAGCACCTTGCCATCCTGGCCGATGCGGACGAGCCGCCCGTTGAGCTGATCCAACACCACCACGTCTCCGAGCGGCGTCACCGCGAGCGACATGGGCGCCTCGGGGTTGGCCTCCTGGGGACGGTCGCGCCCGAGCTGGGAAGCACCACTGCCCCAGCCCAGCTCGGCGATCACTCCCGGAGCCCTGTTGGAGGGAGCCGAAGGAGACGCCCCCTCCCCCGCCTTGCCCTGACTGGCGCCAGACGGAGCCCTGGGAGCGGTACCGCCCTGGGCTGACGCCGGAGCCGCCGGCCCTTGCGTGGACGAGTCAGAGCCCGGGCCGTCCTCATGGCCCGAGCGTGCCATCACGAGCGCGATGCCGAGCGCGAGCACCGTGAGACCCACGAAGATGACGACACCGCGCTTGCGCGACTTCATGACCTCTTCCTTTCCAACGAACACGGCTCAATGCGACGGGGAGCCCGGCGGTACGAGCCGCTCCACCCGCGCCTTCAGCTCCGGGTCATCCGGCACGTCCGGCCCGAGCTGGATGAAGGAAAGCAACTGGGTACGGCCCTCCGCGTCCGGGCGCTCCCGGGCCTGCTCCTCCAGGCGTTGCCGCCGGGACAGGAAGCCGGCCAGCGCCTCCTCGAGCGGCTTCCGGGCCACCTCGTCCTTCGCCGCGGCCAGACGCTCGCGGGCCCGCTGGATGTTCTCGTCCAGGAGCGCCAGCCCGTCCCGGGCCCTCGCCACCTCGGCCAGGTCCACGAACGGCCCCGTCCCGGCGACGGTGAGCTCCAAGCGGCCCAGCTGCCTGCCGCGCTCGCCAGAGGGCACCAGGGTGGCGTGACCGAGGCGCTGCGCCGTCCCCGGAAGGCGGCTCTCATGGGACTGCACGACGAAGTCCACCGCGTCCCCCAGCTCCCGCGTGAGCGCCTGGGCGGACGTCAACGGCAGCGCGGCCAGCACCACCACCACGTCCACCTTCTCCTTCTCGCGCAGACGGCGGGCCTCGGCGAGGGCCACCGGCCCGGGAGGCCGGCCTGTCACGCCGGGCCGCACCTCGCCCTCGGGCGAGAGCCCCACCACGCCGAACACCCACTGCCCCACCTTCACCACCGTGGAGGCCGCGAAGAGCGGCTTGCCCTTCGCATCCACCAGGTTGGCCGACAGCACCTTCATCTTCGACTTCCGGGTGGCCTGCTTCAGGAAGTCCGTGCCGAGCACCAGGTCGCGCGCCCCCACGGCCATGGCCGCGGTGCCCAACGCCTCCATCTGCTCGAGCAACAACTCCGCGCGTGCCCGGGCGCCCGGCTCGCCCTCCGACTCGAGCGACTTGAAGAGCGCATTGCCGGCATCCAGCACCAGCACCGGCTCGCCCCTGGCACGCTCGCGCGCGAGGACCGTCTTGCGCCGGGCCAGTCCTCCCGCCGGGAGCTGCCCGCAACCACAGTGGGAGACCTCTCCACCGTTATCCCCGGTGAACAGCAGCACCGCCTTCCCGGGCGCGGCTCCCGCCACCAGGGGACTCAGCAGCAACACCAGCAGGGCGAGCAGGCCCGGTCGAAAGCGCATCACATCCTCGAAAGACAACCACTCCCCAACGAATGGCGGCCGGGCCACACGTACCCGGCCGCCCCCTCTCCACGGCGGAGGAATTAGAAGTGACGGATGGCGTGGTACGTGGTGGTGGCGGTGCGGAGGTTGTACACGCAACCGGCCGCGCAGCCCTTGCACTCGTAGGCCCACATGCTGCCCCAGCCGTCACCCGACTCGTAGAGGAAGGTGTGGCCGGCGCCATCCACGTTGTAGACGAGCGCGTCGGCCTTCAGCAGGACGTCCCGGGAGATGGTCCACCACTGGCTGGTGTCGGAGTTGAAGCTGACGGTGCTGTAGGGGTGCGAGTCGCTGGCCACGTTGGTGTTGGTGCTGGGCACCACCCACGCCTTGGCGAGGAAGCCGGAGCAGTCCGCGCCGTACGAGCCGCTGTGCGTGCAGCTCGGGCAGCTTCCCGAGCACGAGCCCACGGCGGCGCCCGGGCTCCAGGCGCCGTGGCCCCACCAGTACGAGAAGCCCATGGCGCCCTTCGCCTTGGTGATGGCCGCGTCGCGCGTCGTGGTGGAGGTGGTCACCAGAGTGAGGTAGCTGCCGGAGGCCCAGCCCGTCACGCCGCTGTAGGTGACCTTGTACCAACCGCTGGTGGGGCAACCTCCGCCGGCCTCCTTGGCGATGGCGCCGCCCGGCATCGTCAGGAGGATGCCGTACGTGGTCCCGGGCCCGCTGCGCAGGTTCAGGTCCGTGGTCGTCTGGAGGCTGGAGCCCGCGGTGACGCAGGTGGTGATCGCGCCGGCACTGCTGCCCACGCTCTCGTCCACGCCCTTCAGCTCGAAGCTCTCCACGGACGACTGGCCGCCACCGCAGCCCGCCGCCACCACTGCCAGGACCGCCAACCACTTCAAGGAATGACCGCTCATGCTCCGGGTGCTCATACGACCCTCCATCGGGGGGGACTGCGGGGAAAGCAGGCGCGTCCCACGGCCCATCAGCTTCACCGACATGGCGGGACGCCTTGGAAAACAAGGAAGCGCATGATTGCAGGAAATGTAGGTATTTTCATCTTCTTTTTTCATGAGAGCCCACACGCCTGTCCCAGGGGCGGGCTTGGCCCCTCCACGCGGACATCGTGAGCGGGCGAAGTACGCTCCTCTTCCCATGCCTCCCGCCCCGCCCGACTCCCGCCCCGTGGATCCCGCTCGCCACGCACCGGGACTGGACACGCTCCGGGTGCTCGCCATCGTGCTGGTGCTCGGCTTCCACTACCCGCGCGAGGGGGCACCGGAGTGGTTCGCGGCGGCCGCGGGCTTCGGGTGGGCGGGCGTGGACCTCTTCTTCGTCCTCAGCGGCTTCCTCATCGGCCGGCAGCTGCTCGCCCCCCTGGCGCACGGGGAGCGGCCACGGCTGGGCGCCTTCTGCCTTCGTCGGCTCCTGCGGGTCCTCCCCGCCTACTGGGTGGTGCTGGCCGTCTACGCCCTCGTCCCCGGCGCGCGCGAGCAGGAGGCCATGGCGCCCCTGTGGAGCTTCCTCACCTTCACGCAGAACTTCGGCCTGGAGGGCGGCGCGTTCTCACACGCCTGGTCCCTGTGCATCGAGGAGCACTTCTACCTCGCGCTGCCCCTGCTCGTGCTCGCGCTCACCGGCCGCGTGCGCTGGCGCGGCGTGGGGGTGCTCGTGCTCGGCCTCGTGCTCCTGGGCATCGCGGTGCGCATGGGGCTCTGGTGGGCCCACCTCGAGGCGCCGCCACCCGGCGCGTCGCTGGGGCGCATCTACAGACAATGGATCTACTACCCCACGTGGGGCCGGATGGACGGCCTGCTCGCCGGGGTGGTGCTCGCGCTCGTCCACACCTTCCGGCCCGCGCTCTGGCGCCGGTGGGTCCGCGCTCCCCTGGGGGCGGCGCTCCTCACGGGGGTGTGCCTCGGGCTCGCCGGGCCGCTGTGCGCCGAGAACAAGACGCTCGCCTCCTCCGCGCTCGTCTTCCCGTTGCTCTCGCTCGGCTTCGCGGCGCTCGTCGTGCTCGCCCTGACGGACGCGGGGGCCCGGGTGCTCGGACGGCTTCCCGGAGCGCGCTGGCTCGCGGGCGTGACGTACTGCGTGTACCTCTCCCACAAGCTCGTGATCCACGCCGTACACGGGGTGCTCGCGGAGCACGGGATGGGCGCCTATCACCCCGTGACGCTGCTCGTGTCCGTGGCGTGTGTCCTCGCCGTCGCCGCATTGCTGCACCTGGGAGTGGAGCGCCCCTTCCTCCGGCTGCGCGAGCGCTGGGGGCGGCCTCCCGTCCGGCAGGCGCTGGCCGCCACGGCCTGAGCCCGTCACCCAGGCTGGGGCCACACAACCCGCGAGGGTGCTCTTCACTCTGGCTGCCCCCTGTTGCAGGGGGGGGCTTTCGTTCTCTCCACACAGAGCCCCCGTTCTTCTCTATGTTCCACGCCCCCAACAAGAAGGAGCCCTCTCTTGGCCGGATCCAGCCTGCTCGCACTGCTCGACGACATCGCCACCATCCTCGACGACGTGTCGGTGATGACCAAGGTGGCCGCGAAGAAGACGGCCGGCGTGCTGGGCGATGACCTGGCGCTCAATGCCCAGCAGGTCACCGGCGTCAACGCCGACCGCGAGCTGCCGGTGGTGTGGGCCGTGGCCAAGGGCTCGGCGTGGAACAAGGCCATCCTGGTGCCCTCGGCCCTGGCCATCAGTGCCCTCACGCCCTGGTTGGTGACACCCCTGCTGATGTTGGGCGGCCTGTACCTCTGTTACGAGGGCGTCGAGAAGCTGGCGCACAAGTTCCTGCACAGCGAGGCCGAGGACGAGGCCCACCACGCCGAGCTCACCCACGCCTTGGAGGATCCGAGCGTCGACCTGGTGGCGCTCGAGAAGGACAAGATCAAGGGCGCGGTGCGCACCGACTTCATCCTCTCGGCGGAGATCATCGTCATCTCGCTGGGCGTCGTGGCCTCCGCGCCCTTCATGACGCGGGTGATGGCGCTGGTCGGCGTTGGCATCATCATGACCGTGGGTGTCTACGGGCTGGTGGCGGGCATCGTGAAGCTCGACGACGCGGGGCTGTTCCTCACCCGGCGGACCGGAGACAGCGGGTGGGCGCGATTCCAGCGCGGCCTGGGGACGGGCCTCCTGAAGGGGGCGCCGTACCTCATGAAGTTCCTGTCGGTCGCCGGCACCGTGGCCATGTTCCTGGTCGGCGGCGGCATCATCGCGCACGGCATCTCCGCGCTGCACCACGGCATCGAGGGACTGGCCCATCACGCGGGCGAGGTGTCTGTCATCGGCGGTCTGCTCGGTGGGCTCACGTCGGCTCTGGCCAACATCGTGGTGGGCCTGGTGGCCGGCGCGGTGGCGCTCCTGCTGGTGCTCGCGGTCCAGCGCGTGATGAAGCGGGGCGGCAAGGCCGGAGCCTCGAACACGAACGGGTGAGGCCCCGAGGGCCCGTCTGGCAGTCAGGCGTGGGGCGCTCTCGAACCCGAGGGAGGCTTCCGCCGACACAATGCCCATCTTTCCGTCAGCCACCTCAAGGAGCGGAACGATGGACGAGGCACCTCATCCGACCGGAGTCGTAGAACCGCGGGACAAGGCGGCGCTGGAGGTCGAGCGCATCCGCCAGGATTTCCCGATGCTGCACCGGCGGATGAATGGCCTACCGCTCGTGTACCTGGACAACGCGGCGACGAGCCAGAAGCCCCAGGCGATGATCGAGCGGCTGCGCTCCCTGTACGCCGAGGAATACGCGAAGGTGGAGGAAGGGCATTCCCTCAGCCAGCACGCGACGAAGGTGTTCGAGGAGGTGCGGGCCAAGGTCGCCCGGCTCATCCACGCGGCGGAGCCCCGGGAGATCATCTTCACCCGTGGCTGCACGGAGGCGCTGAACCTGATCTCACGCGCCTTCGAGCGCTCGCGGCTGGGCCCGGGTGACGAGGTGCTCATCACCCTGGCGGAGCATGCCTCCAACTTCATTCCCTGGCAGATGGCCTGTGAGGACAGCGGCGCGACGTTGAAGGCGGTGCCCGTCACGCCCTCGGGAGAGCTCGACCTGGAGCGATTCGAGCAACTCCTCGGCCCTCGCACCCGGATCGTCGCGGTCTCCCATGTGTCGAACGTCACGGGGACGATCTACCCGGTGAAGCGGATCACCGAAATGGCCCATGCGCGGGGCATCCCGGTGCTGGTGGACGGGGCGCAGGCCGTGCCCCACCTGCCCGTGGACGTGCGAGACATCGGCTGCGACTTCTACGCGGGCTCGGGCCACAAGATGGGGGGACCCTCGAGTGTGGGTTTCCTCTACGGCATCGCGAGCAAGCTGGAGGAGCTGCCCGTGGCGGACGGCGGCTCGACCATGGCCGAGACCGTGAGCCTCGAGAAGATCCAGCCCAAGCCCCTGCCGCACAAGTACGAGGCGGGTGAGCCTTGTTTCGGCGAGGCCGTCGCCTGGGGCCCGGCCATCGACTACTGGATGGACCTGGGGATGGAGCGCATCGCCGCCTATGAGAAGGAGCTGACGGCCTACGCCACCGGGAAGCTGTTGGCCATTCCGGGCGTGCGCGTGCTGGGCGCGGAGACGGAGCGCATCTCGGTGCTGTCGTTCACGGTGCAGGGGGTGCCGCCGAAGGAGCTCGAGAAGGAGCTGGACCGCCGGGGCATCGCCGTGCGTGCCGGGGAGCTGGATGCCGAGCCCCTGCTGAAGGCCCTGGGCACGGACATGGCGGTGCGCGCTTCCTTCCTGTTCTACAACACGCGCGAGGAAGCGGACGCCCTGGCCGAGGCCGTGGCGGAGCTCGCCCGGCTGCACTGAGCTCCAGAGGGAGGGGCACGTTTCGGATGGGGCCTGCTGGGAAAAGAGGAGGAGAATCCTCGTGGAACCACCCCCCACGGTTCAGAAGGTGTAGCGAAGACCGAGGCGTACCTGCCTGGGCGGCTGGTACTGCAAGGGCTGCTTGAAGCCTGGATTGACGTCAGCCTGGGAGAGGGATCCGCCCGAGCTCCTCTGGATCATGTCAGGGGTGAGTTCCCCGGCAGCCACCGGTGTCTCGAGTGGCAGCACGGCGGCGTTGGTGTAGAGCTCATCCACCCGCGTCGCCGCCTGGAAGTTGAAGAGGTTGAACACATCCAGCGTGAAGGACAGCACCTTGTCCTCGCCGAGCCGGTAGTTCACGCCGACGTTGGAGTCGATGACGTGGATCCACGGCGTGCGCTCTCCGGTCGAGCCGCGCGCCAGGATGAAGGTATTGCCCTGTCCGAAAAGCCAGTGATTGCCCAGGTAGTTGATGGGGGTGCCCGAGCAACCGAGGTAGGACAGGCCCAGGCTGGCGGACAGCTCCCGGGTGAGATGGAGCTCCCTGGCGCCAAAGAGCTTGAGGGAGTGCGTGCGGTCGTACGGCAGAAGACCTGACCGGTTCCTCATCAGGGACATGGAATCGAAGTCCGGCTGCAACGGCGTCCCGTCCCGATTGTAGGGAGTGACGTAGTTCCCATGCAGGCGCGACCAGGTGTAACTGGCCTGGGCCAGCCATCCATCGCGGAAGGTGCGGCTCAGCACCAGCGTCAGCCCATCGTAGGTGCGCTCCGCCTTCTGGTAGTCGCTGCCGAGCCCCAGGCCTGGATTGCCCAGGAAGAAGGATCTGCCCTCTTCATCGCCGCCCATGTCCTCGATGGCCGAGTCCAGACGGCGGTGGGTGTAGTGGGCGCTCAGCCGGGTGTGGGCAAGCACCTCGTACCCGGCACCCGCGACGAGCTCGGTGGACGACAAGGGGCGGATGTCGGGGTCGACCGGCACATCGGAGGCCTGCGTTGGAAAGGGGGTGTCGCTTCTCTCTGGCGGGAAGACCTTCTCCAACACGCCGAGCGGCAGCTGAGCCTGGTACTTCGCGTAGTGGGCGAAGAGTTTCATCCTGCCCTGGCCCATTGGATCCACGACCACGCCCAGACGGGGTGAGAGCTGGTCACGGAGTGCGAAGGCCAGAAGACCGTTCGTCCGGTACAGCCATTGCGTGTCGTAGCGGAAGCCCGCGTTCACCGTGACGCGATCGAACAGTGTCCAGCTGTCCTGCACGAAGCCACCGAGGAGGTTGCTGGTGTAGCTGTCCTTCGAGAAGCTCGTGTGCTGCACGAAGCCA
The sequence above is drawn from the Archangium gephyra genome and encodes:
- a CDS encoding acyltransferase family protein, producing MPPAPPDSRPVDPARHAPGLDTLRVLAIVLVLGFHYPREGAPEWFAAAAGFGWAGVDLFFVLSGFLIGRQLLAPLAHGERPRLGAFCLRRLLRVLPAYWVVLAVYALVPGAREQEAMAPLWSFLTFTQNFGLEGGAFSHAWSLCIEEHFYLALPLLVLALTGRVRWRGVGVLVLGLVLLGIAVRMGLWWAHLEAPPPGASLGRIYRQWIYYPTWGRMDGLLAGVVLALVHTFRPALWRRWVRAPLGAALLTGVCLGLAGPLCAENKTLASSALVFPLLSLGFAALVVLALTDAGARVLGRLPGARWLAGVTYCVYLSHKLVIHAVHGVLAEHGMGAYHPVTLLVSVACVLAVAALLHLGVERPFLRLRERWGRPPVRQALAATA
- a CDS encoding aminotransferase class V-fold PLP-dependent enzyme — translated: MDEAPHPTGVVEPRDKAALEVERIRQDFPMLHRRMNGLPLVYLDNAATSQKPQAMIERLRSLYAEEYAKVEEGHSLSQHATKVFEEVRAKVARLIHAAEPREIIFTRGCTEALNLISRAFERSRLGPGDEVLITLAEHASNFIPWQMACEDSGATLKAVPVTPSGELDLERFEQLLGPRTRIVAVSHVSNVTGTIYPVKRITEMAHARGIPVLVDGAQAVPHLPVDVRDIGCDFYAGSGHKMGGPSSVGFLYGIASKLEELPVADGGSTMAETVSLEKIQPKPLPHKYEAGEPCFGEAVAWGPAIDYWMDLGMERIAAYEKELTAYATGKLLAIPGVRVLGAETERISVLSFTVQGVPPKELEKELDRRGIAVRAGELDAEPLLKALGTDMAVRASFLFYNTREEADALAEAVAELARLH
- a CDS encoding SH3 domain-containing protein, translating into MSTRSMSGHSLKWLAVLAVVAAGCGGGQSSVESFELKGVDESVGSSAGAITTCVTAGSSLQTTTDLNLRSGPGTTYGILLTMPGGAIAKEAGGGCPTSGWYKVTYSGVTGWASGSYLTLVTTSTTTRDAAITKAKGAMGFSYWWGHGAWSPGAAVGSCSGSCPSCTHSGSYGADCSGFLAKAWVVPSTNTNVASDSHPYSTVSFNSDTSQWWTISRDVLLKADALVYNVDGAGHTFLYESGDGWGSMWAYECKGCAAGCVYNLRTATTTYHAIRHF
- a CDS encoding 5'-nucleotidase, whose translation is MRFRPGLLALLVLLLSPLVAGAAPGKAVLLFTGDNGGEVSHCGCGQLPAGGLARRKTVLARERARGEPVLVLDAGNALFKSLESEGEPGARARAELLLEQMEALGTAAMAVGARDLVLGTDFLKQATRKSKMKVLSANLVDAKGKPLFAASTVVKVGQWVFGVVGLSPEGEVRPGVTGRPPGPVALAEARRLREKEKVDVVVVLAALPLTSAQALTRELGDAVDFVVQSHESRLPGTAQRLGHATLVPSGERGRQLGRLELTVAGTGPFVDLAEVARARDGLALLDENIQRARERLAAAKDEVARKPLEEALAGFLSRRQRLEEQARERPDAEGRTQLLSFIQLGPDVPDDPELKARVERLVPPGSPSH
- a CDS encoding DUF808 domain-containing protein; amino-acid sequence: MAGSSLLALLDDIATILDDVSVMTKVAAKKTAGVLGDDLALNAQQVTGVNADRELPVVWAVAKGSAWNKAILVPSALAISALTPWLVTPLLMLGGLYLCYEGVEKLAHKFLHSEAEDEAHHAELTHALEDPSVDLVALEKDKIKGAVRTDFILSAEIIVISLGVVASAPFMTRVMALVGVGIIMTVGVYGLVAGIVKLDDAGLFLTRRTGDSGWARFQRGLGTGLLKGAPYLMKFLSVAGTVAMFLVGGGIIAHGISALHHGIEGLAHHAGEVSVIGGLLGGLTSALANIVVGLVAGAVALLLVLAVQRVMKRGGKAGASNTNG